The stretch of DNA GCCTTGTTGCTTGAGGAGCAGGATGCGATTCGATCGCTTTCATTCGGCCAATTTACCTCGGTGACCCAGCGAAAATCTCAACTCTTGGATGAGATGCGTGCGTTGGAACAGGACCGGCGTCACGAAGCGACCCAATCGGCTGCGCTCACACCGTCGTCCTCGCTGAAGCAGCAGGAAGCCGATCTTGTTGCAGCCATCGGCCATACGGATCAGTTGAACCGATTCAATGCCGCGCTCATCGGGCAGTCGCTCGAATTCCTGCAAGGTACACTCTGCTTGTGGCAGCGCTCACCACAGTCCGCGGCGCTGTATTCTTCTTCGGGTACCGTCGTGGCGGGCCCCATCGGCATGGTTAGGGCGAAGGGATAACAGGTAGCCCCTATGTCAGGCCTCAACGGATTATTCGGCGTCGGATCCAACGCACTCGCCGCGTTCCAACGGGCCTTGTCCGTCACGGGCCAGAATATTGCGAACGTCAGCACACCTGGTTACTCGAGGCAAGAGCTCATTCTCACGGAAAGTCTGCCCGAAAACGGGCGGCCTGGGCAGATCGGAACCGGCGTCACGGCGAGCGAAATTCGGCGTTCCGTCGATAGTTTTGTCGACCAACAATTACTCGGGTCCCACGAACGGATCGGTCAGTTCGGCGCCTCGCAGAAGGCGCTCACACAAATCCAATTGGTCTTCAATGATTCGAACAATCAAGGTATTGCGGCCGGCCTGAATGAATTTTTTAAAGCCTGGCAGGATGTCGCGACGAATCCCGCCGATCTGACTGCGCGAACTGTCCTGCTGACGAAGGCCGACGGGGTGACCAAACTCTTAAACCAGGCGGCCTCGCAACTGTCGGCGCAACGCCTGTCCTTGGACGGACAAGTGCAGTCCAG from Nitrospira sp. encodes:
- a CDS encoding flagellar protein FlgN, with the translated sequence MSTAAQHIPTETASSIHRLLEKLKAFRALLLEEQDAIRSLSFGQFTSVTQRKSQLLDEMRALEQDRRHEATQSAALTPSSSLKQQEADLVAAIGHTDQLNRFNAALIGQSLEFLQGTLCLWQRSPQSAALYSSSGTVVAGPIGMVRAKG